The proteins below are encoded in one region of Equus przewalskii isolate Varuska chromosome 1, EquPr2, whole genome shotgun sequence:
- the TIAL1 gene encoding nucleolysin TIAR isoform X3, translated as MITEQPDSRRVNSSVGFSVLQHTSNDPYCFVEFYEHRDAAAALAAMNGRKILGKEVKVNWATTPSSQKKDTSNHFHVFVGDLSPEITTEDIKSAFAPFGKISDARVVKDMATGKSKGYGFVSFYNKLDAENAIVHMGGQWLGGRQIRTNWATRKPPAPKSTQENNTKQLRFEDVVNQSSPKNCTVYCGGIASGLTDQLMRQTFSPFGQIMEIRVFPEKGYSFVRFSTHESAAHAIVSVNGTTIEGHVVKCYWGKESPDMTKNFQQVDYSQWGQWSQVYGNPQQYGQYMANGWQVPPYGVYGQPWNQQGFGVDQSPSAAWMGGFGAQPPQGQAPPPVIPPPNQAGYGMASYQTQ; from the exons CAACCCGATAGCAGAAGGGTCAACTCTTCTGTTGGATTTTCTGTTTTGCAGCATACAAGCAATGACCCATATTGCTTTGTGGAATTTTATGAACACAGAGATGCAGCTGCTGCATTAGCTGCtatgaatgggagaaaaattttggGAAAG gaGGTCAAAGTAAACTGGGCAACAACACCAAGTAGCCAGAAAAAAGATACTTCCA ATCACTTCCATGTGTTTGTTGGGGATTTGAGTCCAGAAATAACAACAGAAGATATTAAATCAGCATTTGCCCCCTTTGGTAAAATATC GGATGCCCGAGTAGTTAAAGACATGGCAACTGGAAAATCCAAAGGCTATggttttgtatctttttataaCAAACTG GATGCAGAAAATGCAATTGTGCATATGGGAGGTCAGTGGTTGGGTGGTCGTCAAATCAGAACCAATTGGGCCACACGCAAACCACCTGCACCTAAAAGTACACAAGAAA ATAACACTAAGCAGTTGAGATTTGAAGATGTAGTAAACCAGTCAAGTCCAAAAAACTGCACTGTGTACTGTGGAGGAATTGCTTCTGGGCTGACAG atcaGCTTATGAGACAGACATTCTCACCATTTGGACAAATTATGGAAATAAGAGTTTTTCCAGAGAAGGGCTATTCATTTGTCAG ATTTTCAACCCATGAAAGTGCAGCCCATGCCATTGTTTCGGTGAATGGTACTACGATTGAAGGACATGTTGTTAAATGCTATTGGGGTAAAGAATCTCCTGATATGACTAAAAACTTCCAACAG GTTGACTATAGTCAGTGGGGCCAGTGGAGCCAAGTTTATGGAAACCCACAACAGTATGGACAGTATATGGCAAATGGGTGGCAAGTGCCACCTTATGGAGTATACGGGCAACCGTGGAATCAACAAGGATTTGGAGTAGA tcAATCACCTTCTGCTGCTTGGATGGGTGGATTTGGTGCTCAGCCTCCCCAAGGACAAGCTCCTCCCCCTGTAATACCTCCTCCTAACCAAGCTGGATATGGTATGGCAAGTTACCAAACACAGTGA
- the TIAL1 gene encoding nucleolysin TIAR isoform X4, whose product MITEHTSNDPYCFVEFYEHRDAAAALAAMNGRKILGKEVKVNWATTPSSQKKDTSNHFHVFVGDLSPEITTEDIKSAFAPFGKISDARVVKDMATGKSKGYGFVSFYNKLDAENAIVHMGGQWLGGRQIRTNWATRKPPAPKSTQENNTKQLRFEDVVNQSSPKNCTVYCGGIASGLTDQLMRQTFSPFGQIMEIRVFPEKGYSFVRFSTHESAAHAIVSVNGTTIEGHVVKCYWGKESPDMTKNFQQVDYSQWGQWSQVYGNPQQYGQYMANGWQVPPYGVYGQPWNQQGFGVDQSPSAAWMGGFGAQPPQGQAPPPVIPPPNQAGYGMASYQTQ is encoded by the exons CATACAAGCAATGACCCATATTGCTTTGTGGAATTTTATGAACACAGAGATGCAGCTGCTGCATTAGCTGCtatgaatgggagaaaaattttggGAAAG gaGGTCAAAGTAAACTGGGCAACAACACCAAGTAGCCAGAAAAAAGATACTTCCA ATCACTTCCATGTGTTTGTTGGGGATTTGAGTCCAGAAATAACAACAGAAGATATTAAATCAGCATTTGCCCCCTTTGGTAAAATATC GGATGCCCGAGTAGTTAAAGACATGGCAACTGGAAAATCCAAAGGCTATggttttgtatctttttataaCAAACTG GATGCAGAAAATGCAATTGTGCATATGGGAGGTCAGTGGTTGGGTGGTCGTCAAATCAGAACCAATTGGGCCACACGCAAACCACCTGCACCTAAAAGTACACAAGAAA ATAACACTAAGCAGTTGAGATTTGAAGATGTAGTAAACCAGTCAAGTCCAAAAAACTGCACTGTGTACTGTGGAGGAATTGCTTCTGGGCTGACAG atcaGCTTATGAGACAGACATTCTCACCATTTGGACAAATTATGGAAATAAGAGTTTTTCCAGAGAAGGGCTATTCATTTGTCAG ATTTTCAACCCATGAAAGTGCAGCCCATGCCATTGTTTCGGTGAATGGTACTACGATTGAAGGACATGTTGTTAAATGCTATTGGGGTAAAGAATCTCCTGATATGACTAAAAACTTCCAACAG GTTGACTATAGTCAGTGGGGCCAGTGGAGCCAAGTTTATGGAAACCCACAACAGTATGGACAGTATATGGCAAATGGGTGGCAAGTGCCACCTTATGGAGTATACGGGCAACCGTGGAATCAACAAGGATTTGGAGTAGA tcAATCACCTTCTGCTGCTTGGATGGGTGGATTTGGTGCTCAGCCTCCCCAAGGACAAGCTCCTCCCCCTGTAATACCTCCTCCTAACCAAGCTGGATATGGTATGGCAAGTTACCAAACACAGTGA
- the TIAL1 gene encoding nucleolysin TIAR isoform X5, translated as MNGRKILGKEVKVNWATTPSSQKKDTSNHFHVFVGDLSPEITTEDIKSAFAPFGKISDARVVKDMATGKSKGYGFVSFYNKLDAENAIVHMGGQWLGGRQIRTNWATRKPPAPKSTQENNTKQLRFEDVVNQSSPKNCTVYCGGIASGLTDQLMRQTFSPFGQIMEIRVFPEKGYSFVRFSTHESAAHAIVSVNGTTIEGHVVKCYWGKESPDMTKNFQQVDYSQWGQWSQVYGNPQQYGQYMANGWQVPPYGVYGQPWNQQGFGVDQSPSAAWMGGFGAQPPQGQAPPPVIPPPNQAGYGMASYQTQ; from the exons atgaatgggagaaaaattttggGAAAG gaGGTCAAAGTAAACTGGGCAACAACACCAAGTAGCCAGAAAAAAGATACTTCCA ATCACTTCCATGTGTTTGTTGGGGATTTGAGTCCAGAAATAACAACAGAAGATATTAAATCAGCATTTGCCCCCTTTGGTAAAATATC GGATGCCCGAGTAGTTAAAGACATGGCAACTGGAAAATCCAAAGGCTATggttttgtatctttttataaCAAACTG GATGCAGAAAATGCAATTGTGCATATGGGAGGTCAGTGGTTGGGTGGTCGTCAAATCAGAACCAATTGGGCCACACGCAAACCACCTGCACCTAAAAGTACACAAGAAA ATAACACTAAGCAGTTGAGATTTGAAGATGTAGTAAACCAGTCAAGTCCAAAAAACTGCACTGTGTACTGTGGAGGAATTGCTTCTGGGCTGACAG atcaGCTTATGAGACAGACATTCTCACCATTTGGACAAATTATGGAAATAAGAGTTTTTCCAGAGAAGGGCTATTCATTTGTCAG ATTTTCAACCCATGAAAGTGCAGCCCATGCCATTGTTTCGGTGAATGGTACTACGATTGAAGGACATGTTGTTAAATGCTATTGGGGTAAAGAATCTCCTGATATGACTAAAAACTTCCAACAG GTTGACTATAGTCAGTGGGGCCAGTGGAGCCAAGTTTATGGAAACCCACAACAGTATGGACAGTATATGGCAAATGGGTGGCAAGTGCCACCTTATGGAGTATACGGGCAACCGTGGAATCAACAAGGATTTGGAGTAGA tcAATCACCTTCTGCTGCTTGGATGGGTGGATTTGGTGCTCAGCCTCCCCAAGGACAAGCTCCTCCCCCTGTAATACCTCCTCCTAACCAAGCTGGATATGGTATGGCAAGTTACCAAACACAGTGA
- the TIAL1 gene encoding nucleolysin TIAR isoform X6 — protein MDARVVKDMATGKSKGYGFVSFYNKLDAENAIVHMGGQWLGGRQIRTNWATRKPPAPKSTQENNTKQLRFEDVVNQSSPKNCTVYCGGIASGLTDQLMRQTFSPFGQIMEIRVFPEKGYSFVRFSTHESAAHAIVSVNGTTIEGHVVKCYWGKESPDMTKNFQQVDYSQWGQWSQVYGNPQQYGQYMANGWQVPPYGVYGQPWNQQGFGVDQSPSAAWMGGFGAQPPQGQAPPPVIPPPNQAGYGMASYQTQ, from the exons AT GGATGCCCGAGTAGTTAAAGACATGGCAACTGGAAAATCCAAAGGCTATggttttgtatctttttataaCAAACTG GATGCAGAAAATGCAATTGTGCATATGGGAGGTCAGTGGTTGGGTGGTCGTCAAATCAGAACCAATTGGGCCACACGCAAACCACCTGCACCTAAAAGTACACAAGAAA ATAACACTAAGCAGTTGAGATTTGAAGATGTAGTAAACCAGTCAAGTCCAAAAAACTGCACTGTGTACTGTGGAGGAATTGCTTCTGGGCTGACAG atcaGCTTATGAGACAGACATTCTCACCATTTGGACAAATTATGGAAATAAGAGTTTTTCCAGAGAAGGGCTATTCATTTGTCAG ATTTTCAACCCATGAAAGTGCAGCCCATGCCATTGTTTCGGTGAATGGTACTACGATTGAAGGACATGTTGTTAAATGCTATTGGGGTAAAGAATCTCCTGATATGACTAAAAACTTCCAACAG GTTGACTATAGTCAGTGGGGCCAGTGGAGCCAAGTTTATGGAAACCCACAACAGTATGGACAGTATATGGCAAATGGGTGGCAAGTGCCACCTTATGGAGTATACGGGCAACCGTGGAATCAACAAGGATTTGGAGTAGA tcAATCACCTTCTGCTGCTTGGATGGGTGGATTTGGTGCTCAGCCTCCCCAAGGACAAGCTCCTCCCCCTGTAATACCTCCTCCTAACCAAGCTGGATATGGTATGGCAAGTTACCAAACACAGTGA